Proteins co-encoded in one Schistocerca cancellata isolate TAMUIC-IGC-003103 chromosome 5, iqSchCanc2.1, whole genome shotgun sequence genomic window:
- the LOC126187606 gene encoding selenoprotein S-like — MEGAVHQETLEQTTPTFLLSYISAGVDILQNYGCYILGASLLCLYAWSKIKPHVYKWLKDREDRQSAAKYHKRQDAIETARRRLEEKYAAEAAKAAEKRKELEEKKRQEWLGRQEGTSHPGHHLNERPDQDSHNNGTDENASRKKPTGVRSDYNPLMGCGSRDYRPPRRSCCPSGG, encoded by the coding sequence atggaaGGCGCTGTTCATCAGGAAACGTTAGAACAAACAACGCCAACATTTTTGTTATCTTACATATCTGCAGGTGTTGATATTCTTCAAAACTATGGATGTTATATCCTTGGTGCAAGTTTATTGTGCCTGTATGCATGGAGCAAAATCAAACCCCACGTGTATAAATGGTTGAAAGACAGGGAAGACAGGCAGTCTGCTGCTAAGTACCACAAGAGACAGGACGCTATCGAGACTGCCCGACGTCGCCTGGAGGAGAAATATGCGGCAGAAGCTGCAAAGGCTGCAGAGAAGAGGAAAGagttagaagagaaaaaaagacaaGAATGGTTGGGACGACAGGAAGGAACATCGCATCCAGGTCACCATCTAAATGAGAGACCGGATCAAGATTCCCATAATAATGGGACTGATGAAAATGCCAGCAGGAAGAAGCCAACAGGAGTAAGATCAGATTATAATCCTCTAATGGGCTGTGGATCCAGAGACTATCGCCCACCAAGACGTTCATGCTGTCCTTCTGGTGGTTGA